Genomic window (Polaromonas sp. JS666):
GTTCAGCACCATGCTCCGCTTGTTGCGGTTCATGTTCAGGAAGCCCAGGCTGTCGGGGCCCTTCATCTTGAATCCCATGGCGCCGCGCGTCTGGTCGCCCCCCCCGGGGGGTTCGATCTTGACGACATCGGCCCCCATGTCGGCCAGCAGCATGCAGGCATAAGGGCCTGCCATCACCTGGCTGACATCGAGCACCCGGACGCCGGCCAGCGGCAGCGGCCGCCCTGCACCGCTCGCCGCATCCTTCGCCGCCTGATTCGTTGACGCATCTATCACTCAGTAGCTCCTTGCCTGGTTTTCAAAACAATGCTGCAAGCTGCAGCGGCATGCCGCTCACGCCTCGCTCTTGACGCCGGCGTCTTTCACGACCTTGGCCCATTTCTTCGCCTCTTCCTGGATGAAGCTGCCAAATTTTTCAGTCGATCCGCCGCCGTCTTCGGCGCCGTACTGCTCGAACTTTTCCGCCACATCCGGCATGGCCAGCACCTTGTTGATGTCTTCGTTCATGCGTTTGGCGATGAGGCTGGGCAATTTGCCCGGGCCGACCAGGCCGTACCAGGTGGTCGCTTCAAAACCGGCAAAACCGGACTCCGCCATGGTCGGCACGTTGGGATGGCCCTTGGCCCGCTTCTGGCGGGTTTGCGCCACGGCGATGACCTTGCCACTTTTCACGTGCGGCGTCGCCGCGGTCATGGTGTCAAAGCTGTAGTCGATCTGCCCGCCAATCAGGTCGGTCAGCATCGGGCCTGAGCCCTTGTAGGGCACGTGAATGGCCTCGACCTTGGCGGCCAGCTTGAACATCTCGAGCGCCAGGTGCTGGGCAGAGCCCGTGCCGGCCGAGCCGAAGCTGATTTTTCCGGGGTTCTTCCGGCACAGCTCGACCATGTCCTTGACGGTCCGGGCCTGCTGCTTTTCGTTGCAGACCAGCAGGTTGGGCGTGACGCCCACCAGGGCAATCGGCGCGAAGTCGCGCTCAACGTTGTAGGTGATGTGCGGCGTCAGCGCGGGGCCAATGGCGTGGCTGTTGATGTGCGCCATCAACAGCGTGGTGCCGTCGCTGGGTTGCTTGGCCACATAGTCGGCGGCAATCATGCCGGCCGCGCCGGCCTTGTTCTCGACCAGGACGGTGGTACCCCACATGGCCGTGAGTTTTTGCGCCATGACCCGCGCAAGAATGTCGGTGCCGCCGCCGGGTGCGAAACCCACGACGATGCGAATCGGCCCATTGGGTAGCGTCTGCGCCATCAGCGAGGGGAAAGCGAGTGTTGCGGCGCTCGCGGCGCTAACGGTTACGAAGGTTCTGCGTTGCATGGTTTTGTCTCCAGGAATAGTTGTGATGTAGCGAAACTCGGCAAACGGGAAAGTGAAAAGTCGAAAGTGAAAAGTCGAAAGTCGAAAGCGGAAAGCGGAAAGCGAGGAAAGATATCGTCAGGCGGCCTTGCGCAGCGGCACCACGGCCGCGTGGCTTGAAAAATGGTCCATCGCAGCCTGTACGCCCGAACCCGCCAGCTTGACGCCGGCGAGCTTGAGGCCCATTTCGCAGCCCGACAGCGCCGCCATCAGGGTCAGGTCGTTGCAGTCGCCCAGGTGGCCAATGCGGAACATCCTGCCCTTGACTTTGCCCAGGCCCGTGCCCAGCGAGCAGTCAAAGCGTTCATAAATGATCTTGCGCACGGCGTCGGCGTCTATGCCTTCGGGGGTCATCACGCCGGTGAGAACGGGCGAGTACACGGCCGGGTCCGCGCACTGGATTTGCAGGCCCCAGGCCCTGACCGCGGCGCGCACGCCTTCAGCCCAGCGCAGGTGCCGCGCAAACACCACATCCAGCCCGTGTTCCAGCAGCATGTCGCAGGCTTCGTTGAGCCCATACAGCAGGTTGGTGTTGGGTGTCGACGGCCAGTAGCCAGTCTTGTTCATTTCAATGATCTCGTCCCAGGCCCAGAAGGATTTCGGGAGTCGGGCGGTTTTGCTGGCTTCAAGGGCCTTGGCCGACACGGCGTTGAAACTGATGCCGGGCGGCAGCATCAGGCCTTTCTGCGAGCCGCTGATGCTGACGTCCACACCCCACTCGTCGTGCCGGTAGTCGGCCGACGCCAGGCCGGAGATGGTGTCCACCAGCAGCAGCGCCGGGTGTTTGGCGGCATCGATGGCCTTGCGCACGGCCACGATGTTGCTGGTTACGCCGGTGGAGGTTTCGTTGTGCACCACACAGACTGCGCGGATAGCGTGCTGCGTGTCCGCCTTCAGCCGCTCCTCGATCATGTCGGCCCGCACGCCATGGCGCCAGGCTTCCGGGCCGGACAAGCTCATCACTTCGGTTTTCAGGCCCAGGCGCGCTGCGAGTTTGTGCCACAGTGCGGCAAAGTGACCGGTTTCGTACATCAGCACATGGTCGCCCGGGCTCAGCGTATTGGCTAGCGCCGCCTCCCATGCGCCCGTACCCGAGGCCGGGTAGATGATGACGGGCTGGCGGGTCTGGAAGATTTTGCGGATGTCGGCCAGCACCTTGAGGCCCAGCGCCGCAAACTCGGGCCCCCGGTGATCAATCGTGGGCAGGCTCATGGCCCGCAAAATGCGGTCAGGTACCGGTGACGGGCCGGGAATCTGCAGAAAATGGCGGCCGGTGGGGTGAAAGTCGAGCGTCAGCATGCGGGGTGGTTCCTGAAATGGCGATAATAGGCAAGACCGTATTTTTTGCATACAAAATTCATTTGTCAACCTAACCAAGGGTAAACGATGGATTTGACAGCTACTTTTTTTGCATACAGAATTTAACCATGTCCGCAAATGTCATTCCCATTCCGCGTGCCGCCCTGCATGAGCAGGTGGCGCACCGCCTGCGCGAGATGCTGGTGGAAAACCGCATACCGCCCGGCGCCAAGCTCAACGAGCGGGAGCTGAGCGAAGTACTCAACGTTTCGCGCACGCCGCTTCGGGAGGCGATCAAGATGCTGGCCGCCGAAGGGCTGGTCGAGCTGCTGCCCAACCGGGGAGCGATCGCGGTTGAGCTGACCGAAGCCGATATATTGAATACCTTCGAGGTCATGTCGGGGCTGGAGGCCCAATCCGGCGAGCTGGCGGCCCAGCGCATCACCGAGTCCGAACTGGCCGAGATCAAGGCCATGCATTACGAGATGCTGGCGGCCTACACGCGCCGCGACCTGCCGGGCTATTACCGGCTCAATGCGGCCATTCACAACGCCATCAACGCCGCCGCCAAAAACCCAGTGCTCACGGCGACCTACAACCAGGTCAACGCCCGGCTTCAGGCGCTGCGTTTTCGCTCCAACCAGGACGGGGAAAAGTGGAAAGACGCCGTGAAAGAGCATGAACTGATGATTGAAGCGCTCAGTGCGCGCGACCCTGCTGCCATGCGCGCCGTGCTGGCCAGCCACCTGATCCACAAACAGGATGTGGTGATCGAGCAGCTGCGCGCTGCCGGTAACACCCATCCTTCCGCAGCCAAAGCATGAACGCTCCCCTCCCCCTCAAGATCACCCAGGAAGCAGCCGCCCGGGCCTACGACGATGTCGCGCGTGTCAGCAATGAAGTCGCCGGCCGGCTGGCCGCCCGCCTGGCCAGTGAAACCCGCGGTGAAGTGCTGTTCTCGCCGGCAGACCGGGGCCGCTACGCGACGGACGCGTCCATTTACCAGGTGATGCCGGTCGGCGTGTTTGTGCCGCGCACGGCCGACGACGTAAAAACCGCGCTGGATATTTGCCGCGACCTGGCCGTGCCGATTGTTCCGCGCGGCGGCGGTACCAGCCAGTGCGGCCAGACCGTGGGCGCCGGCCTGGTGATCGACTATGCGAAACATATTCGCAGCATCCTGCATGTGGACCCGCAGGCGCGCACCGCCGAGGTCGAGCCCGGCATTGTGCTGGATCACCTCAATGCCGCGCTGAAACAATACGGCCTGTGGTACCCGGTGGATGTGTCAACCAGCGCACAGGCCACGCTGGGCGGTATGGCCGGCAACAACTCCTGCGGCAGCCGCAGCATCGCCTACGGCAACATGGTGCATAACGTGCTGGGCGCAACGGCCTGGCGCTCGGACGGCAGCCTGCTGGAACTGGGACGCTATGACGCCGCCAGCGGCCTGGCGCGCGCGACCGGCGACTACGTCAAGGCCCTGTCGGACCAGCTCCGGCCCGAACTGCAGGCGCACTGGCCCAAGGTGCTGCGCCGCGTGGCCGGCTACAACCTCGACATCTTCAACAACCAGAACGAAAAACCGTATACGCAAGACGGTTCCGTCAACCTGGCACATTTGCTGATTGGCAGCGAAGGCACGCTGGCGCTGACCAAATCACTCAAGTTGCGCCTCAGCGAACTGCCGCGCACCAGGGTGCTGGGCGTGGTGAACTTTCCCACCTTTTACCAGGCCATGGACTCGGCCCAGCACATTGTCAAACTGGCAAATTCAGACGGACACAGCGGCGTATCCGGGGCCACGCTGACGGCCGTCGAGCTGGTCGACCGCACGATGATCGAGCTGTCGCTGCAAAACCCGGCCTTTGCGCCCACGGTGCGTACCGCGCTGATCGGCCAGCCCGATGCCATCTTGCTGGTCGAGTTTTCAGGCGCATCCAAAGCTGAGCTCACGCCCAAGATCAAGCAATTGGTCGAACTGATGGGCGACCTGGGCCTGCCCGGCTCGGTGGTTGAAATGATTGAGGACGCGCCGCAAAAAAACCTGTGGGAAGTGCGCAAGGCCGGCCTCAATATCATGATGAGCCTCAAGGGCGACGGCAAGCCGGTCAGTTTTATTGAAGACTGCGCCGTGCCGCTGGAACATCTGGCCGAATACACCGATGCGCTCACGCAGGTGTTTCGCAAACACGGCAGCAAGGGCACCTGGTACGCCCATGCGTCCGTCGGCACGCTGCATGTGCGGCCCATCCTCGACATGCGCCGGGATGGTGGCGCCAAGATGCGCGCCATTGCCGAAGAAGCCTCTGCCCTGGTGCGCCATTACAAGGGCGCCTACAGCGGCGAACATGGCGACGGGCTGTGCCGCGGCGAATGGGTGCAGTGGCAGTTCGGCCCCAAAATCAACGAAGCGTTTGCGCAAATCAAGAACTACCTCGATCCGCTGAATTTGCTCAGCCCGGGGCGCATCGTTGCGTCAGCCGGGCATCCACTGCCCAAAATGGACGACACCCGGCTGATGCGCTTTCCGCCCGGGTACAAGGTGATACCGATCCGGACCGCGCTGGACTGGAGCGCCTGGGACGTGCAAAACGACCCCGTGACCGAGCAGACCAGCGCCCCCGGCACCGGCGGCGACCCCGCCCACGGCTTTGCCAAGGCGGTGGAGATGTGCAACAACAATGGCCATTGCCGCAAGTTTGACGCCGGCACCATGTGTCCGAGTTACCGCGTCACGCGTGACGAAAAGCACCTCACGCGAGGGCGAGCCAACACGCTGCGCCTGGCGCTCAGTGGCCAGCTGAACCCATCCAGTTCGCTCCCTCTTCCCCCGGGAGAGGGTTGGGGTGAAGGCGCGCTGGAAGCCGTGAAAGACGCACTGGACCTGTGCGTCGGCTGCAAGGGCTGCAAGCGCGACTGCCCCACCGGCGTGGACATGGCCAAAATGAAGGTGGAGTTTTTGCACCACTACAAGGCCAGGCACGGCTACACGCTCAAGGACAAGCTGGTGGCCTATTTGCCCGACTACGCCCACTGGGCCAGCCGCTTTGCGCCGCTGCTCAACCTGCGCGACAGCATTCCGGGTCTGGCGGCCCTGAGTGAAAGGCTGTTGGGCTTGTCTGCCCGGCGCACGCTGCCGCAGTGGAAGACGAAAACCTTCTTCAACTCGGCCCCCGTCAGCGCCACACGCGAAGAGGTGCTGGCCGCCAGCAAACCCGTGGTGCTGTTTGTAGACACCTTCAACGGCTACTTCGAATCCAGGAACGCGGTTTCGGCATTGAAAGTGCTGCAGGCCGCGGGCTATACGGTGCATGTAGCGACAAAAACCATAGCCGACGGCAAGAGCCTGTGCTGCGGCCGGACCTACCTCGCCAGCGGCATGATCGCCCAAGCCAAGGCCAAGGCGCGCGAACTGACAGACGCCCTGCTGCCCTTCGCCGAAAAAGGCATCGCCATCGTCGGGCTGGAACCCTCCTGCCTGCTGACCCTGCGCGACGAAGCGCTGGTGATGGGACTGCGCGACACTGCGCAAACCATCAGCCAGCACGCGCTGCTGCTGGAAGAGTTCCTGGCACGCGAGGCGGCCGCCGGCAAGCTGGAAACCCTGAAGGCCGCGCTTCAGCCAGTCACCCAGCCGATCCTGCTGCACGGCCACTGCCACCAGAAGGCTTTTGGCGCGGTGAGTCCCATCATCGACGTGCTCAAGCTGATTCCGGGCGCCCAGCCGGAACTGATCGAATCGAGCTGCTGCGGCATGGCTGGCAGCTTCGGCTACGAAGCCAGCCACTACGAGGTGTCCATGCAGATGGCCGAACTCAGCCTGTTGCCGGCGGTGCGCAAGCAGCCCGACGCGATTGTGGTGGCCGACGGCACCAGTTGCCGCCACCAGATCAAGGATGGTGCGCAGCGCGAGGCGATTCATGTCGCCGTGCTGCTGGCGCGGCAGCTGCGGGTCTGAGGCAGGGAAACACGGGAGCAAGTGAAGGCCATGACCGACATCCTGACCATCACCATGAACCCGGCCCTGGACGTCTCCACCTCGACCGACAAGGTCATGGACACGCACAAGCTGCGGTGCGCTGCCGCGCAATTGCATCCTGGCGGCGGCGGGATCAACGTGGCTCGCGTCGTGCAGCGGCTCGGCAGCGACTGCATTGCGCTCTTTCTGGCTGGGGGCATAAACGGGCAACTGCTGCGGCAACTGCTGGACCGGGAGCAGGTGCGCAGCCACTGGATCCCCATTGCCGGGGAAACCCGTGAGAGCTTTTCCGTCCACGAAACATCCAGCGGGAAGGACTTCCGCTTTGTACTGCCCGGCCCGACCCTGACGGCGCCGGAGTGGCAGGCCTGCCTGGACTTTGTCAGCAAGCTCGGCGTGCCTGCCGCTTATGTGGTGGCGAGCGGCGGCCTGCCCCCGGGGGTACCTGGCGACTTTTATGCTCAACTCACGCGGCTGACCCGCTCGCGCGGCAGCCGGGTGGTGGTGGACACGTGGGGGCCGGCGCTGGCGGCGGCCCTGGCAGAAGGGGTGTACCTGATCAAGCCCAGCCTTCAGGAACTGCGCGAGTTGACCGGCTTGCCGCTGGCTGACGAACCGCAATGGCGCGAGGCGGCAAAGCGGATCATCCTGGCGGGGCACGCGCAGGTCGTGGCGCTGTCGCTCGGCGAGGACGGCGCCCTGCTCGTCACCGCAGACCGGACTCTGCGGGCCCGGGCAGTACCGGTCAAGGTGGCCAGCACCATCGGGGCGGGTGACAGCTTTGTCGGCGGCCTGGTCTGGGCGCTGAACCGCGGCGACGACCTGGAGCAGGCGTTTCGTTACGGCATGGCGTCCGGCGCGGCGGCCCTGCTCACTGCGGGAACGGCCCTGGGCCAGGCGGCCGATGTTGAGCGCCTTAGCAAGGACGTGATCGTCGAACCAGCCTGAGCCTGGTCTTGCTGAGCCTGGTCTTGCTGAGCCTGGTCTTGCGTCCCTGGAAATAACAGCATCAAAAGTAGCGAACCCAGGGGCCCGTCTTTGATCTGGCGCAATACAGCGCCGCCCCGTTGCGCCTACCGTATGCCAAGGTAAAGGCAACAGCAACAACAACAGGAGACTGGCTGGCATCCGGCCACCCCCGTCATGACGAAAAACTACATTCGCTGGTTTTCGGAAATCGGTGTCGCCGATGTCGCGCTGGTGGGCGGCAAGAACGCGTCGCTGGGCGAGATGGTCCGCGAACTGGGGACGCAGAATGTGCGGGTGCCCAATGGCTTTGCGGTCACGGCCGAAGCCTATCGCTACGTGCTTGATCAGTCGGGGGCCTGGCCAGGCCTGCACGATGCACTCGACGGCCTGGACGTCAAGGACGTCGATGACCTGGCGCGGCGCGCACAGCGGGCGCGCGAGATCATCCAGGCCGCGCCGTTGCCCGAGGACCTTGTCGCCGGGATCGCCGCAGCCTACACCCGACTGCAGACCGAGTACGGCGAAGGGTTGACAGTGGCCGTGCGCAGCTCGGCGACCGCCGAAGACCTGCCGACCGCCAGCTTTGCCGGCCAGCACGAAACCTTTCTGAACATCTCGGGACAGGCGCGCCTGCTTGATGCGGTCCGCCAGTGCTTTGCCAGCCTGTTCAAGGACCGGGCCATCGCCTACCGCGTTGACCATGGCATCGATCATTTCAGGGTGTTCCAGTCGGTGGGCGTGATGAAGATGGTGCGCGCCGACCGCGCCGCCAGCGGCGTGATCTTCACCCTCGACACCGAGACCGGATTTCGCGACGTGGTTTTCGTCACCGGCGCCTACGGGCTGGGCGAGAACGTGGTGCAGGGCACGGTCGACCCGGACGAGTTTTATGTGTTCAAGCCCACCCTGCGGCAGGGCCACCGGGTCGTGCTCAGGCGCAAGCTCGGCGGCAAGGAAATTCGCATGGTCTATGCCCGGGCTGCCGGCCGCGAGACCACGCGCAACATGCCGACACCGCCGGAGGACCAGGCGCGTTATTGCATCAGCGACGATGAGGTGCTGGAACTTGCCGACGCCGCGATCAGGATCGAAGACCACTACAGCCGCAAGTCCGGCCACCCGACACCCATGGACATTGAATGGGCCAAGGATGGCCTGGACGGCAAGCTCTATATCGTCCAGGCGCGGCCAGAAACCGTGGCCTCGCGCAAACCGCTGGGAACCATCGACGAATACCGGCTGGGCGGCAAGGGTGCGCTGCGCGTCAGCGGCCGCGCCGTGGGCAGCAAGATCGCCTCGGGGCGGGCGCGCGTCATCAGCGACGTCGGCGAGCTCAACCAGTTCCAGCCCGGCGAGGTGCTGGTGGCGGACACGACCATGCCCGACTGGGGCACGGTAATGAAGATAGCCGCCGCCGTGGTGACCAACCGGGGCGGGCGGACCTGCCACGCGGCCATCGTTGCGCGCGAAATGGGTATTCCGGCGGTGGTCGGCTGCGGCCAGGCCACCACCGCGATCCGCACCGGTGACGAGATCACGGTGTCCTGCGCCGAAGGCAGCGAGGGCCGGGTCTACGCCGGGCTGTTGCCCTTCACGACAACGCACCTCGACGTGACCGGCCTGCCCAGGCCGCAGACACACATGATGGTCAACATCGCCAACCCCGACACCGCGTTCCAGACCGCGCTGCTGCCCAACGACGGCGTCGGCCTGGCGCGCATGGAGTTCATCGTCGCCGAACACATCCGCGCCCACCCGATGGCGCTGGTACACCCTGAAAAAATCGAGGATGCCTCGGTACGCGAGGAAATCGCCCGCCTCACGCGTTCGTATGCCAAGCCGGCCGACTATTTCGTCCGGCAGTTGTCTGAAGGCGTGGCCACCATTGCCGCGGCCTTCTGGCCCAAGCCGGTGATTGTGCGCATGTCCGACTTCAAGACCAATGAATACGCGAGCCTGCTCGGCGGACGCTGGTTCGAGCCGGTCGAAGCCAATCCCATGATCGGCTTTCGCGGTGCCTCGCGTTATGCGCACCCGGCCTATGCCGAGGGCTTCGCGCTGGAGTGCGCGGCCATGAAACGGGTGCGCGACGAGATGGGCCTGTCCAACGTCAGGTTGATGATCCCGTTTTGCCGCCGTGTCGAGGAAGGCGAGCGCGTGCTGCAGGCCATGGCCGGATACGGCCTGGCACGCGGCGGTCATGAAGCTGGCAAGGGGCTGGAAATTTACGTCATGTGCGAGATCCCCAACAACGTGATCCAGATCGATGCGTTTGCCCGGCTGTTCGACGGTTTCTCCATCGGCTCCAACGACCTGACGCAACTGGCGCTCGGGGTGGACCGCGACTCCGACATCGTGGCCTTCGACTTCGACGAACGTGACCCGGGCGTCAAAATGCTGATTCGCCAGACCATAGAGGGCGCGCGGCGCAATCACCGCCACGTGGGTATTTGCGGCCAGGCGCCCTCGGACTACCCCGAAATCGCAGAATATCTGGTAGAACTCGGCATCGACTCGATGAGCGTCACCCCGGATACGCTAATGAAAATCACGCGCGACGTGCTGGCCGTGGAAGCACGGCTGGGACGCGCGCCACGCAGCGCCGCGCCGGCGCGACATGAGCCGTCATCGGCGGCCAGGAGCATGCCATGAGCAAAAAAATATCGTCATTGATGCACCGTGAAGTGTG
Coding sequences:
- a CDS encoding pyridoxal-phosphate-dependent aminotransferase family protein; protein product: MLTLDFHPTGRHFLQIPGPSPVPDRILRAMSLPTIDHRGPEFAALGLKVLADIRKIFQTRQPVIIYPASGTGAWEAALANTLSPGDHVLMYETGHFAALWHKLAARLGLKTEVMSLSGPEAWRHGVRADMIEERLKADTQHAIRAVCVVHNETSTGVTSNIVAVRKAIDAAKHPALLLVDTISGLASADYRHDEWGVDVSISGSQKGLMLPPGISFNAVSAKALEASKTARLPKSFWAWDEIIEMNKTGYWPSTPNTNLLYGLNEACDMLLEHGLDVVFARHLRWAEGVRAAVRAWGLQIQCADPAVYSPVLTGVMTPEGIDADAVRKIIYERFDCSLGTGLGKVKGRMFRIGHLGDCNDLTLMAALSGCEMGLKLAGVKLAGSGVQAAMDHFSSHAAVVPLRKAA
- a CDS encoding GntR family transcriptional regulator → MSANVIPIPRAALHEQVAHRLREMLVENRIPPGAKLNERELSEVLNVSRTPLREAIKMLAAEGLVELLPNRGAIAVELTEADILNTFEVMSGLEAQSGELAAQRITESELAEIKAMHYEMLAAYTRRDLPGYYRLNAAIHNAINAAAKNPVLTATYNQVNARLQALRFRSNQDGEKWKDAVKEHELMIEALSARDPAAMRAVLASHLIHKQDVVIEQLRAAGNTHPSAAKA
- a CDS encoding 1-phosphofructokinase family hexose kinase; the encoded protein is MTDILTITMNPALDVSTSTDKVMDTHKLRCAAAQLHPGGGGINVARVVQRLGSDCIALFLAGGINGQLLRQLLDREQVRSHWIPIAGETRESFSVHETSSGKDFRFVLPGPTLTAPEWQACLDFVSKLGVPAAYVVASGGLPPGVPGDFYAQLTRLTRSRGSRVVVDTWGPALAAALAEGVYLIKPSLQELRELTGLPLADEPQWREAAKRIILAGHAQVVALSLGEDGALLVTADRTLRARAVPVKVASTIGAGDSFVGGLVWALNRGDDLEQAFRYGMASGAAALLTAGTALGQAADVERLSKDVIVEPA
- a CDS encoding FAD-binding and (Fe-S)-binding domain-containing protein, which produces MNAPLPLKITQEAAARAYDDVARVSNEVAGRLAARLASETRGEVLFSPADRGRYATDASIYQVMPVGVFVPRTADDVKTALDICRDLAVPIVPRGGGTSQCGQTVGAGLVIDYAKHIRSILHVDPQARTAEVEPGIVLDHLNAALKQYGLWYPVDVSTSAQATLGGMAGNNSCGSRSIAYGNMVHNVLGATAWRSDGSLLELGRYDAASGLARATGDYVKALSDQLRPELQAHWPKVLRRVAGYNLDIFNNQNEKPYTQDGSVNLAHLLIGSEGTLALTKSLKLRLSELPRTRVLGVVNFPTFYQAMDSAQHIVKLANSDGHSGVSGATLTAVELVDRTMIELSLQNPAFAPTVRTALIGQPDAILLVEFSGASKAELTPKIKQLVELMGDLGLPGSVVEMIEDAPQKNLWEVRKAGLNIMMSLKGDGKPVSFIEDCAVPLEHLAEYTDALTQVFRKHGSKGTWYAHASVGTLHVRPILDMRRDGGAKMRAIAEEASALVRHYKGAYSGEHGDGLCRGEWVQWQFGPKINEAFAQIKNYLDPLNLLSPGRIVASAGHPLPKMDDTRLMRFPPGYKVIPIRTALDWSAWDVQNDPVTEQTSAPGTGGDPAHGFAKAVEMCNNNGHCRKFDAGTMCPSYRVTRDEKHLTRGRANTLRLALSGQLNPSSSLPLPPGEGWGEGALEAVKDALDLCVGCKGCKRDCPTGVDMAKMKVEFLHHYKARHGYTLKDKLVAYLPDYAHWASRFAPLLNLRDSIPGLAALSERLLGLSARRTLPQWKTKTFFNSAPVSATREEVLAASKPVVLFVDTFNGYFESRNAVSALKVLQAAGYTVHVATKTIADGKSLCCGRTYLASGMIAQAKAKARELTDALLPFAEKGIAIVGLEPSCLLTLRDEALVMGLRDTAQTISQHALLLEEFLAREAAAGKLETLKAALQPVTQPILLHGHCHQKAFGAVSPIIDVLKLIPGAQPELIESSCCGMAGSFGYEASHYEVSMQMAELSLLPAVRKQPDAIVVADGTSCRHQIKDGAQREAIHVAVLLARQLRV
- the ppsA gene encoding phosphoenolpyruvate synthase, with the translated sequence MTKNYIRWFSEIGVADVALVGGKNASLGEMVRELGTQNVRVPNGFAVTAEAYRYVLDQSGAWPGLHDALDGLDVKDVDDLARRAQRAREIIQAAPLPEDLVAGIAAAYTRLQTEYGEGLTVAVRSSATAEDLPTASFAGQHETFLNISGQARLLDAVRQCFASLFKDRAIAYRVDHGIDHFRVFQSVGVMKMVRADRAASGVIFTLDTETGFRDVVFVTGAYGLGENVVQGTVDPDEFYVFKPTLRQGHRVVLRRKLGGKEIRMVYARAAGRETTRNMPTPPEDQARYCISDDEVLELADAAIRIEDHYSRKSGHPTPMDIEWAKDGLDGKLYIVQARPETVASRKPLGTIDEYRLGGKGALRVSGRAVGSKIASGRARVISDVGELNQFQPGEVLVADTTMPDWGTVMKIAAAVVTNRGGRTCHAAIVAREMGIPAVVGCGQATTAIRTGDEITVSCAEGSEGRVYAGLLPFTTTHLDVTGLPRPQTHMMVNIANPDTAFQTALLPNDGVGLARMEFIVAEHIRAHPMALVHPEKIEDASVREEIARLTRSYAKPADYFVRQLSEGVATIAAAFWPKPVIVRMSDFKTNEYASLLGGRWFEPVEANPMIGFRGASRYAHPAYAEGFALECAAMKRVRDEMGLSNVRLMIPFCRRVEEGERVLQAMAGYGLARGGHEAGKGLEIYVMCEIPNNVIQIDAFARLFDGFSIGSNDLTQLALGVDRDSDIVAFDFDERDPGVKMLIRQTIEGARRNHRHVGICGQAPSDYPEIAEYLVELGIDSMSVTPDTLMKITRDVLAVEARLGRAPRSAAPARHEPSSAARSMP
- a CDS encoding Bug family tripartite tricarboxylate transporter substrate binding protein, which encodes MQRRTFVTVSAASAATLAFPSLMAQTLPNGPIRIVVGFAPGGGTDILARVMAQKLTAMWGTTVLVENKAGAAGMIAADYVAKQPSDGTTLLMAHINSHAIGPALTPHITYNVERDFAPIALVGVTPNLLVCNEKQQARTVKDMVELCRKNPGKISFGSAGTGSAQHLALEMFKLAAKVEAIHVPYKGSGPMLTDLIGGQIDYSFDTMTAATPHVKSGKVIAVAQTRQKRAKGHPNVPTMAESGFAGFEATTWYGLVGPGKLPSLIAKRMNEDINKVLAMPDVAEKFEQYGAEDGGGSTEKFGSFIQEEAKKWAKVVKDAGVKSEA